DNA sequence from the Thermodesulfatator atlanticus DSM 21156 genome:
CCCATAGCGACTTCCATCTTCGAATTCTTCGATGAATTCCGTGGGGGCAAGGCGCCTTTTGGAAGTGGGGTAGGGGAGTATTTCCTGAAGCTGTTTCATTACCTCTTCTGAAACCACGACTTTTTCGAACTTTTCAAGACCTGCTTCCGCAATGGCATCCTGCCAGAATTTATCTCTTTCAAAGTCGCGGCTGCCGTAGTCGTGTTCGTAATAGACTTCTTTTATTCCTGCGGAAGCAATAAGTTTGAGGCATACGTAACACGGCGCAAGCGTGCAATAAAGCGAGGCGCCTTCCACAGAGATTCCGAAACGTGCTGCCTGGGCAATGGCATTTGCTTCGGCATGGGTGGCACGACAGTAGTTATACTTGTCAATGTCAGGGATGCCTTTTTCGCGGCGGAAACAATAACCAGGGCCCCGGTCCGTGCAGTGCCAGGCCCCTGGCATAGGGCCGTTATAGCCAGTGGCTAGGATGCGTTTGTCTTTAACAATGACTGCTCCTGATGGCCTGGAATTGCATCCTGAACGTAAGGCCACGATTTTGGCAAGGAGCATAAAATATTCATGCCAGGGAGCCCGCTTCATAAGGCAAAAATTTCGTTAAGTTCCTTATAAACCGGGAATTCGTCACATAGTTTTTGCACTTTGGCACGGATGTCTTGGATGAGGCTTTCGTTTTCATGGTCTTTAAGCACGGCCACCATCCACTCGCCAACCTGCTGGATTTCTTTTTCTTTAAGGCCACGGGTGGTAACTGCGGGAGTCCCTATGCGGATCCCACTGGTAATCCTTGGAGGCAGCGGATCAAAGGG
Encoded proteins:
- a CDS encoding deoxycytidylate deaminase, with protein sequence MKRAPWHEYFMLLAKIVALRSGCNSRPSGAVIVKDKRILATGYNGPMPGAWHCTDRGPGYCFRREKGIPDIDKYNYCRATHAEANAIAQAARFGISVEGASLYCTLAPCYVCLKLIASAGIKEVYYEHDYGSRDFERDKFWQDAIAEAGLEKFEKVVVSEEVMKQLQEILPYPTSKRRLAPTEFIEEFEDGSRYGLPTSEVLFNKLRYVTKEELHEVTFVIESPSVDELPQGLSFSLNEKPTTLDELLKKAQQAISQDTRIAFLATFQDYEAKAQVLREAENLRLCAHIGDVEHEAAKVLIKALDHIAYQLSKGLGLPARLEVKIEVLTIS